The Prochlorococcus marinus str. MIT 9301 genome window below encodes:
- a CDS encoding uracil phosphoribosyltransferase — translation MAMSLKVIVPPHPLIKHWLSILREKNTPNILYSTGYEQLGKWLTYEALRNWLPYKKEIVNTDNGDADGFFINNDYPIKVLAMLPEGLSLWFGSKEVIPNSTLSLGELPKTIESNEGVIFYSEQITTKSATLETLIKLKELGVDSNRILLITAICSNKGLNEIAKLLPNQVIYTSCIDEEDEKTQLLVPGIGNPLSRLSTIFQDKN, via the coding sequence ATGGCAATGTCACTAAAGGTTATTGTTCCTCCTCATCCATTAATAAAACATTGGCTTTCAATATTGCGAGAAAAAAATACTCCAAATATTTTGTACTCTACAGGATATGAGCAATTAGGGAAATGGCTTACATATGAAGCATTACGTAATTGGCTGCCATATAAAAAAGAAATAGTAAATACTGATAATGGAGACGCAGATGGATTCTTTATTAATAATGATTATCCAATAAAAGTGCTCGCAATGTTGCCCGAAGGGTTATCTCTTTGGTTTGGATCTAAAGAAGTAATTCCTAATTCAACCCTTTCATTAGGAGAACTTCCTAAAACTATTGAATCAAATGAAGGAGTTATATTTTATTCAGAACAAATAACGACAAAGTCAGCAACATTAGAAACTTTAATTAAATTAAAGGAATTAGGTGTTGATTCAAATAGGATTCTTTTAATAACTGCTATTTGCTCAAATAAAGGGTTAAATGAAATTGCGAAATTACTCCCTAATCAGGTAATTTACACTTCTTGTATAGATGAGGAAGACGAAAAAACACAATTATTAGTCCCGGGGATTGGAAATCCTCTATCGCGTTTAAGTACTATATTTCAAGATAAGAACTAA
- a CDS encoding GTP-binding protein encodes MKKKIPVIVVSGFLGSGKTTFLRYLLKESNKKFGLIINEFGDVGIDGDLIKSCDKCDESEDDCVIELNNGCLCCTVQDDFVPSIKALLEFNPPIESIIIETSGLALPIPLIQALNWPEIRSSIYLDVVVGIVNGESMLNGSPINDLNKITKQYNETDKIDHNATIDELFEEQLEVSDIVLVSRSDILNDDQFDVVKNKIQGSLNSSTPVLKSKNGKIDLNYLFDFNFKKETYKEFLTEEHDHNHVELVSDSFKLNYFLEKNDFEKEMSKILDELNILRIKGRIWIPNKSLPLQIQIVGKKINTWFEEAPNNCWRPNDNAGLELVIISFDEKSIQTFNKKIKEKFKILSDPKIAI; translated from the coding sequence ATGAAAAAAAAAATTCCAGTTATTGTTGTTTCGGGATTTCTTGGTTCAGGTAAAACAACTTTTCTAAGATATCTATTAAAAGAGAGTAATAAAAAATTTGGTTTAATAATCAATGAATTTGGTGATGTTGGAATTGACGGTGATTTGATTAAAAGTTGTGATAAATGTGATGAATCTGAAGACGACTGCGTTATCGAATTAAACAATGGATGCTTATGTTGCACTGTTCAAGATGACTTTGTTCCATCAATAAAAGCTCTCCTAGAATTTAATCCTCCTATCGAATCAATAATTATCGAAACAAGTGGGTTGGCACTACCAATTCCCTTAATTCAAGCACTTAACTGGCCTGAGATTAGGTCTTCCATCTACCTTGATGTTGTTGTTGGTATCGTTAATGGAGAATCAATGCTAAATGGTTCCCCAATTAATGATTTAAATAAAATAACAAAACAATATAATGAGACAGATAAAATTGATCACAACGCCACTATAGATGAACTTTTTGAGGAGCAACTAGAAGTTTCTGATATCGTTTTAGTCTCTAGATCAGATATCTTAAATGATGATCAGTTTGACGTTGTAAAAAATAAAATTCAAGGAAGTCTAAATTCATCTACACCAGTCCTTAAATCCAAGAATGGCAAAATTGATTTAAATTATCTATTTGATTTTAATTTTAAAAAAGAGACTTATAAAGAATTTTTAACGGAAGAACATGACCATAATCATGTTGAGCTTGTATCAGATTCATTTAAATTAAATTATTTCCTTGAAAAAAATGACTTTGAAAAGGAGATGTCAAAAATCTTGGATGAATTAAACATTCTTCGAATAAAAGGACGTATTTGGATACCAAACAAATCATTGCCTTTACAAATACAAATTGTAGGAAAGAAAATTAATACTTGGTTTGAAGAAGCTCCAAACAATTGTTGGAGACCAAATGATAATGCTGGGCTTGAATTAGTAATAATTTCCTTTGATGAAAAATCTATACAAACTTTCAATAAAAAAATTAAAGAGAAATTTAAGATTTTAAGTGACCCAAAAATAGCAATTTGA
- the purQ gene encoding phosphoribosylformylglycinamidine synthase subunit PurQ has translation MDNFTVGVVVFPGSNCDRDVSWALEGCLDIRTKYLWHESSDLSDVDAIVLPGGFSYGDYLRCGAIARFSPLINALDDFVKSGRRVLGICNGFQILTESGFLPGALTANKNLNFICDDVELDIVSSKGGWFNDGGEKQTIKLPIAHGEGRFHCDSDTLKKLVDNELIALRYKNNPNGSSFDIAGITNEKGNVLGLMPHPERACDETIGGTDGLFTLKSLILK, from the coding sequence ATGGATAATTTTACTGTAGGAGTTGTTGTCTTCCCTGGTTCTAATTGTGATCGTGACGTTTCATGGGCATTGGAAGGTTGTTTAGACATAAGAACAAAATACTTGTGGCATGAGTCATCAGATTTAAGCGATGTAGATGCAATAGTTTTACCCGGAGGATTTAGCTATGGTGATTATTTAAGATGTGGAGCAATAGCGAGATTCTCTCCATTAATAAATGCTTTGGATGACTTTGTGAAAAGTGGAAGAAGAGTTTTAGGAATTTGTAATGGGTTCCAAATTTTGACAGAATCAGGCTTTTTGCCTGGTGCCCTTACTGCAAATAAAAATCTTAATTTCATCTGTGATGATGTTGAACTTGATATTGTTTCTTCAAAAGGAGGTTGGTTCAATGATGGAGGTGAAAAACAAACTATTAAGTTACCCATAGCGCATGGGGAAGGAAGATTTCATTGTGATTCTGATACTTTAAAAAAACTTGTAGATAATGAATTGATCGCCTTGAGATATAAAAATAATCCTAATGGCTCCTCATTCGATATCGCAGGCATAACTAATGAAAAGGGTAATGTTCTTGGTTTAATGCCTCATCCAGAACGAGCATGTGACGAGACAATTGGTGGGACTGATGGTCTCTTTACATTAAAATCATTAATATTGAAATAA
- a CDS encoding pentapeptide repeat-containing protein, with protein MIKSIVFPSLKNALITLLFVGILFFNSVNSAWAKRPPEIRNQQDLNLEPDMHGQDLSGNEYVKFDLNGFNFSESNLEGAVFNNSKLQNSKFTGANLRDALAYATDFTDADLSDVNFTNALLMESNFEGAKIDGADFTDAVLSRTQQKQLCAIANGTNSSTGESTEYSLGC; from the coding sequence ATGATTAAATCAATTGTTTTCCCCTCACTAAAGAATGCATTAATTACTTTGTTATTCGTTGGAATTTTATTTTTTAATTCTGTAAATTCAGCATGGGCTAAAAGACCTCCTGAGATTAGAAACCAGCAAGACCTTAATTTAGAGCCAGATATGCATGGTCAAGATTTAAGCGGCAACGAATACGTTAAGTTTGATTTAAATGGGTTTAATTTCAGTGAAAGTAATTTAGAAGGGGCGGTGTTCAATAATAGTAAATTGCAAAACTCAAAGTTTACTGGAGCAAATTTAAGAGATGCACTAGCTTATGCAACAGACTTTACAGATGCTGATCTTTCAGATGTTAATTTTACTAATGCTCTATTAATGGAGAGTAATTTTGAAGGCGCAAAAATAGATGGTGCAGATTTTACTGATGCAGTTCTAAGTCGTACACAACAAAAACAATTATGTGCGATTGCCAATGGCACAAATAGTTCTACAGGAGAGAGTACAGAATACAGCTTAGGTTGTTAA
- the purS gene encoding phosphoribosylformylglycinamidine synthase subunit PurS, which translates to MDQFAVKVFVRLRPSVLDPAGEATKSASIKLGAEGIKSLRIGKMIEVKIEGDGENEVREKIDLLCDRLFANTVIEDYEYSLEKL; encoded by the coding sequence TTGGACCAATTTGCTGTAAAAGTTTTTGTAAGACTAAGACCCTCAGTTTTAGATCCAGCAGGGGAAGCTACTAAATCTGCCTCTATAAAACTTGGAGCCGAGGGAATAAAATCATTACGGATAGGAAAAATGATTGAGGTAAAAATAGAAGGTGATGGTGAAAACGAAGTAAGAGAAAAAATTGATTTATTGTGTGATAGGTTATTCGCAAATACTGTTATTGAAGATTACGAGTATTCACTAGAAAAATTATAA
- a CDS encoding phosphoribulokinase yields the protein MSKRHPVVAVTGSSGAGTSTVKRAFEHIFAREDIVPAVVEGDSYHRFERMPMKKAMAEALSKGENFSHFGPEANLFDKLEELFKIYGETGGGKKRYYLHSLEEAEEHNTRLGTSLEPGQFTPWEDIPEGTDVLFYEGLHGGVEGDGYNVASYADLLVGVVPITNLEWIQKIHRDNAERGYSAETIVDTILRRMPDYINHICPQFSKTDINFQRIPTIDTSNPFICRNIPTPDESFVIIHFRKGAREKWGIDFQYLLGMINDSFMSSPTSIVVNGGKMGFAMELILTPIIHKMIEEKNK from the coding sequence ATGTCAAAACGTCATCCAGTAGTCGCTGTAACAGGATCTTCAGGAGCAGGAACAAGTACAGTAAAAAGGGCCTTTGAGCATATTTTTGCTAGAGAAGATATAGTTCCTGCAGTTGTAGAAGGTGATAGTTACCACAGGTTTGAAAGAATGCCTATGAAAAAAGCTATGGCAGAGGCTCTTTCAAAAGGCGAAAATTTTTCTCACTTTGGTCCAGAGGCTAATCTTTTTGACAAGCTAGAAGAACTTTTTAAAATCTATGGTGAAACTGGGGGAGGGAAGAAAAGATATTATCTACATAGTCTTGAAGAAGCGGAAGAACACAATACAAGACTTGGGACATCCTTAGAACCAGGGCAATTCACTCCATGGGAAGATATTCCGGAGGGAACAGACGTACTTTTTTATGAAGGTTTGCATGGCGGGGTAGAAGGTGATGGATATAATGTGGCATCTTATGCTGATTTACTTGTTGGTGTTGTTCCGATAACTAATCTAGAGTGGATTCAGAAAATTCATAGAGATAATGCAGAAAGAGGGTACTCAGCTGAAACCATTGTGGATACCATATTGAGAAGAATGCCTGATTATATAAATCACATTTGTCCTCAATTCAGCAAAACCGATATTAATTTCCAAAGAATTCCCACAATTGATACTTCCAATCCTTTCATATGCAGGAATATCCCAACTCCTGATGAGAGTTTTGTGATCATACATTTCAGAAAAGGGGCAAGAGAGAAATGGGGGATTGATTTTCAATATTTGCTTGGAATGATTAATGATTCATTTATGTCAAGTCCCACAAGTATCGTTGTAAATGGAGGGAAAATGGGATTCGCAATGGAACTAATTCTCACTCCAATAATTCATAAAATGATTGAGGAGAAAAATAAATAA
- the proB gene encoding glutamate 5-kinase: MKTWVIKIGTSILRGTEETSTEEVIENLSRSFTSFLSKGNKLILVTSGAVGLGCQKLNIKTRPNDLSTLQATAAVGQVNLMSLYDKVFNKLGLNIAQILITKADFNSRESFNNASKTLKRLIDLNVIPIVNENDTVANEELKYGDNDTLSALVALAINANKLILLTDIENLYSKDPRNNKDAQPIKEVHNSELKEIKDKNIQNSNNEWGTGGISTKLISAEIATKGGVEVQLVDGTNKKNLIEIFNDNKIGTLFYPVEKPIGNKKSWLSHAIQTVGKITLDDGASFAIKKKGASLLAVGVKNVEGNFTINQAVKIVNTNDKEVAKGLVSISSDKLRSILNNKENNNSSIIVVHRDVLALS; encoded by the coding sequence ATGAAAACTTGGGTTATAAAAATTGGTACTAGTATTTTAAGAGGAACAGAGGAAACATCTACAGAAGAAGTTATTGAAAACCTTTCCAGATCCTTTACAAGTTTTCTTTCAAAAGGAAACAAGTTAATTTTAGTAACTAGTGGAGCCGTTGGATTAGGTTGCCAAAAGTTAAATATTAAAACAAGACCAAATGATTTAAGTACCCTTCAAGCTACTGCTGCAGTAGGTCAAGTTAATTTAATGTCCTTATACGATAAAGTATTTAATAAATTAGGTCTTAATATTGCTCAAATTTTAATAACTAAAGCTGATTTTAATTCACGAGAATCCTTTAATAACGCTTCTAAAACTTTAAAAAGATTAATCGATTTGAATGTTATTCCAATAGTAAATGAAAATGATACCGTAGCAAATGAAGAGCTTAAATATGGAGATAATGATACCCTCTCTGCTTTAGTTGCCTTGGCTATAAATGCTAACAAGCTTATTTTATTAACCGATATTGAAAATCTATACTCAAAAGATCCACGTAATAATAAAGATGCGCAACCTATTAAAGAAGTTCATAATAGTGAATTAAAGGAAATTAAAGATAAAAATATTCAAAACTCAAATAATGAATGGGGAACAGGAGGAATTTCTACAAAATTAATTTCTGCAGAAATAGCAACAAAAGGAGGAGTCGAAGTCCAACTAGTTGATGGAACTAATAAAAAAAACTTAATTGAAATATTTAATGATAATAAAATTGGAACTTTATTTTATCCAGTAGAAAAACCTATTGGAAACAAAAAAAGTTGGCTTTCACACGCAATTCAAACAGTAGGGAAAATTACTTTAGATGATGGCGCTTCTTTTGCAATTAAAAAAAAAGGTGCCTCACTTTTAGCGGTTGGTGTTAAGAATGTAGAAGGAAACTTTACGATTAATCAGGCAGTTAAAATCGTAAATACAAATGATAAAGAAGTTGCAAAAGGTTTAGTATCAATAAGTAGCGACAAATTAAGAAGTATCTTAAATAATAAAGAAAATAACAACTCCTCGATAATTGTCGTTCATAGAGATGTTCTTGCTCTCTCTTAG
- the lpxD gene encoding UDP-3-O-(3-hydroxymyristoyl)glucosamine N-acyltransferase, which yields MLLSDLVDLIKKGNSNFISANIFEDLNIDDAASLDAAVKHQISFLEENNILKEKLDQTKASAIITTNNDEIVSALKKLNISNIIVKNPRIAFAEVLDYLYKTINFKPGIHASAVIDKTAIIGADCHIGPNVYIGENTIIGDNNHILPGSSILGNVQIGNNNIIHPNCVIYENTTLKNNCVINSNSVIGSEGFGFIPENGKWVKMPQKGGVKIMSFVEIGTNCCIDRPAVGFTFIDEGTKLDNLIQIGHGVKIGKNCAFAAQVGIAGGANIGDGVILAGQVGVNNRVKVGNNVIASSKCGIHCDIEDGKVISGFPAMENKSWLRSSSIFKKLPELAKKLRQLDKQ from the coding sequence ATGCTTTTAAGTGATTTAGTTGATCTAATAAAAAAAGGAAATTCAAATTTTATTAGTGCCAATATTTTCGAAGATTTAAACATAGATGATGCTGCCTCATTAGATGCTGCAGTTAAACATCAAATATCTTTTTTAGAGGAAAATAATATCCTTAAAGAAAAATTAGATCAAACTAAAGCCTCAGCAATAATAACTACTAACAACGATGAAATCGTTAGTGCCCTAAAAAAACTCAATATATCTAACATAATCGTTAAAAATCCAAGAATTGCATTTGCAGAAGTATTGGATTATTTATATAAAACTATCAATTTCAAACCAGGAATTCATGCTTCAGCAGTTATAGATAAAACAGCAATAATTGGAGCAGATTGCCATATTGGACCTAATGTCTATATTGGAGAAAATACCATAATTGGAGACAATAATCATATTCTTCCTGGATCATCAATTTTAGGCAATGTTCAAATAGGAAATAATAATATAATTCATCCTAATTGTGTTATTTACGAAAATACCACTCTAAAAAATAATTGTGTAATTAATTCAAATTCTGTTATTGGATCAGAGGGATTTGGTTTTATTCCTGAAAATGGCAAATGGGTAAAGATGCCGCAAAAAGGTGGTGTAAAAATAATGAGTTTTGTAGAAATTGGAACTAATTGTTGTATTGATAGACCCGCAGTTGGATTTACTTTTATTGATGAGGGAACAAAGTTGGATAATTTAATACAAATAGGTCATGGCGTAAAAATTGGAAAGAATTGTGCATTTGCAGCTCAAGTTGGTATCGCTGGAGGCGCAAATATTGGAGATGGTGTTATTTTGGCAGGGCAAGTAGGAGTCAATAATAGAGTAAAAGTTGGTAATAATGTCATTGCGAGTTCAAAATGCGGAATCCATTGTGACATTGAAGATGGCAAGGTAATAAGTGGTTTCCCCGCGATGGAAAATAAATCATGGCTAAGGAGTTCAAGTATTTTTAAAAAATTACCAGAATTAGCAAAAAAACTTAGACAATTAGACAAGCAATAA
- the accD gene encoding acetyl-CoA carboxylase, carboxyltransferase subunit beta — protein MSLIDWFAARRKDQFVGKVSQDADEGDGLWVKCSECSQVAYRKDLISNFNVCSNCGHHNRINSDERINIIADKNSFEEFDSLLSPTDPLGFKDRRSYADRIKESQAGTGLRDGVVTGICSVNSMPLALAVMDFRFMGGSMGSVVGEKITRIIERATLENFPILIVCASGGARMQEGMLSLMQMAKISGALKKHKEKNLLYMPLLTHPTTGGVTASFAMLGDLILAEPKALIGFAGRRVIEQTLREKLPDNFQTAEYLLEHGFVDVIVKRKDLKTTLAKILKIHGVKELAEANT, from the coding sequence GTGTCATTAATCGACTGGTTTGCCGCAAGGCGTAAAGATCAATTTGTTGGAAAAGTTTCGCAAGATGCTGATGAGGGAGATGGTTTGTGGGTTAAATGTTCAGAATGTTCTCAAGTAGCCTATAGAAAAGACCTAATTTCAAATTTCAATGTTTGCAGTAATTGTGGACACCACAATAGGATAAATAGCGATGAAAGGATAAATATAATTGCTGACAAAAATTCATTCGAAGAGTTTGATAGTTTACTAAGTCCTACAGATCCTTTAGGTTTTAAAGATAGAAGATCATATGCTGATCGAATTAAAGAAAGTCAAGCAGGCACAGGTCTAAGAGATGGAGTCGTAACGGGTATCTGTTCTGTAAATTCAATGCCTTTAGCATTAGCTGTTATGGATTTTAGATTTATGGGAGGATCCATGGGTTCAGTGGTTGGTGAAAAAATTACAAGGATAATTGAAAGAGCAACTTTAGAAAATTTTCCTATTCTTATTGTTTGCGCATCAGGTGGAGCAAGGATGCAAGAAGGTATGTTAAGTCTCATGCAAATGGCAAAAATATCTGGAGCACTAAAAAAGCACAAAGAAAAAAATCTTCTTTATATGCCCTTACTAACTCATCCAACAACTGGGGGAGTAACAGCAAGCTTTGCAATGTTAGGTGATTTAATTTTGGCAGAACCTAAAGCACTTATTGGATTTGCGGGAAGAAGGGTTATTGAACAAACATTAAGAGAAAAATTACCTGATAATTTTCAAACAGCTGAATATCTTCTTGAGCATGGTTTTGTTGATGTAATAGTGAAAAGGAAAGATCTCAAGACTACTTTGGCTAAGATTTTAAAAATCCATGGAGTAAAAGAACTTGCAGAAGCAAATACATAA
- a CDS encoding Gfo/Idh/MocA family protein: MNTKNKKLKIAIAGLGFGKKVHLEALKESDYLTPVAIYHYEKKQKSILEKETGLDFFHNWEDLVKSSEIDGIIIATPPESRFKLAKQALENNKNLLLEKPVSLSSSEIEELQRISLINNLSVCVDFEYRAVPLFLQTKKLIDENILGEIYLVKLDWLMGSRSDPKRAWDWYSLEEKGGGVIGALGTHAFDMLNWFFGEAINVSGKLATSIKKRPLPNSSDLNDVTSEDVCLANIEISNYSSNLIPCQVSLSSISKNGRGFSLEIYGSEGSLILKSENQKDYVHGFNLKYSNNENKIQNLTADSSFNFEKTWTDGRIAPVLRIQNLWAESIFNKTPIIPGLCEGLASHKVCEAIRESSKSGLNIKI, translated from the coding sequence ATGAATACTAAAAATAAAAAATTAAAAATAGCAATCGCTGGATTAGGGTTTGGGAAAAAAGTTCATTTAGAGGCATTAAAAGAGTCTGATTACTTAACTCCTGTAGCTATTTATCATTACGAGAAAAAGCAAAAATCGATATTAGAAAAAGAAACAGGCTTAGATTTTTTTCATAATTGGGAAGACTTAGTTAAATCTTCGGAAATTGATGGGATTATAATTGCCACCCCTCCTGAATCAAGATTTAAGTTAGCAAAACAAGCTCTAGAGAATAATAAAAATTTGCTCCTAGAAAAACCCGTTTCATTATCCTCCTCAGAAATTGAAGAGCTTCAGAGAATATCTTTAATTAATAATTTAAGCGTATGTGTTGATTTTGAATATAGAGCAGTACCTCTTTTCCTTCAGACAAAAAAACTTATTGATGAAAATATTTTAGGAGAAATATATTTAGTCAAATTAGATTGGCTAATGGGGAGCAGATCCGATCCTAAAAGAGCTTGGGATTGGTATTCTTTGGAAGAAAAAGGTGGAGGAGTTATTGGCGCTTTAGGTACTCATGCATTCGATATGTTGAATTGGTTTTTTGGAGAAGCAATAAACGTGTCTGGCAAGTTAGCAACATCAATAAAAAAAAGACCTTTACCTAATTCATCTGATTTAAATGATGTTACGAGTGAAGATGTATGTTTAGCCAATATAGAAATATCAAACTACAGCTCGAATCTTATTCCATGTCAGGTATCTTTATCATCAATTTCTAAAAATGGTAGAGGATTTAGTTTAGAAATATATGGAAGCGAAGGTTCACTAATTCTTAAAAGCGAAAACCAAAAAGATTATGTACATGGTTTTAATTTAAAATATTCAAACAACGAAAATAAAATACAAAATCTAACTGCAGATTCAAGTTTTAATTTTGAAAAAACATGGACTGATGGGAGAATAGCTCCAGTTTTGAGAATTCAAAATTTATGGGCTGAGAGTATTTTTAATAAAACACCTATCATTCCAGGCTTATGCGAGGGACTTGCAAGTCATAAAGTTTGCGAAGCTATAAGAGAATCGTCGAAGAGCGGGTTAAATATAAAAATATAG
- the leuB gene encoding 3-isopropylmalate dehydrogenase yields MKKYKIVLLSGDGIGPEISEVSKKVLKKLSKNHNFDIEIIEKLFGGIAYEKYGTPAPDETLDQCKKSDAVLLACVGDIKYDSLARELRPESGLLKLRSALNLFANIRPVKIRKSLLDASSLKKEIVEHVDLIVVRELIGGIYFGKPRGHITNTKIPKAFNTMVYDSNEIERITEIAIKIANQRNKKICSVDKSNVLEVSQLWRDTVLNITSKDKNISLSNMYVDNAAMQLVRDPGQFDVILTSNLFGDILSDLAAMLTGSIGMLPSASLNNNGPGVFEPVHGSAPDIAGKNIANPIAMLLSASMMLKIGLNEEEAAENLETAIDKVLSKGFRTADLADGSTEVLSCSEIGDKIINEI; encoded by the coding sequence ATGAAGAAATATAAGATTGTTTTATTATCAGGAGACGGAATTGGACCAGAGATTTCAGAAGTTTCAAAAAAAGTTTTAAAAAAGCTTTCAAAAAATCATAACTTCGATATTGAGATTATTGAAAAATTATTTGGAGGGATAGCGTATGAAAAATATGGTACTCCTGCTCCAGATGAGACACTAGATCAATGTAAAAAAAGTGACGCAGTACTTTTAGCATGTGTTGGAGATATTAAATATGATTCTCTTGCAAGAGAATTAAGGCCAGAAAGTGGGTTACTAAAGTTAAGATCTGCCCTAAACCTTTTCGCAAATATCAGGCCTGTCAAAATAAGAAAATCTCTATTAGATGCAAGTTCATTAAAAAAAGAAATCGTTGAGCATGTAGATCTTATTGTCGTGAGAGAATTAATAGGAGGAATTTATTTTGGAAAACCAAGAGGCCACATAACAAATACAAAAATACCAAAAGCTTTCAATACTATGGTTTATGATTCGAATGAAATAGAAAGAATAACCGAAATAGCAATAAAAATTGCTAACCAAAGAAATAAAAAAATATGTTCTGTTGATAAATCAAACGTTCTTGAGGTTAGTCAATTGTGGAGAGATACAGTTTTAAATATCACCTCAAAAGACAAAAATATATCTCTAAGCAATATGTACGTTGATAATGCAGCAATGCAATTAGTTAGAGATCCTGGTCAATTTGATGTGATTTTAACTAGTAATTTATTTGGAGATATTTTAAGCGACTTAGCCGCAATGTTAACTGGTTCTATTGGTATGCTTCCATCTGCTTCTTTAAACAATAATGGCCCAGGCGTTTTTGAACCTGTTCATGGTTCGGCTCCTGATATAGCTGGTAAAAACATAGCTAATCCTATTGCAATGCTTTTATCTGCATCCATGATGTTAAAAATTGGATTAAATGAAGAAGAAGCTGCAGAAAATTTAGAAACTGCCATTGATAAAGTTTTATCAAAAGGATTTAGAACAGCAGATTTAGCTGATGGGTCTACTGAAGTTTTATCTTGCAGTGAAATCGGAGATAAAATAATTAATGAAATTTAA
- the fba gene encoding class II fructose-bisphosphate aldolase (catalyzes the reversible aldol condensation of dihydroxyacetonephosphate and glyceraldehyde 3-phosphate in the Calvin cycle, glycolysis, and/or gluconeogenesis), translating into MALVPLRLLLDHAAENGYGIPAFNVNNLEQVQAIMEAAYETDSPVILQASRGARNYAGEIFLRHLILAATETYPNIPVVMHQDHGNEPSTCYSAAINGFTSVMMDGSLEADAKTPASYEYNVAVTKKVVDFAHSVGVSVEGELGCLGSLETGKGEAEDGHGFEGELSTDMLLTDPEEAADFVAKTKVDALAIAIGTSHGAYKFTRKPTGEVLAISRIAEIHKALPNTHLVMHGSSSVPQEWLDIINKYGGEIPQTYGVPVEEIQEGIRNGVRKVNIDTDNRLAFTAAVREAAFADKANFDPRHFNKPARKYMKQVCLDRYKQFWCEGQASKIKQNSTNYFADLYAKGDLDPKVKATV; encoded by the coding sequence ATGGCCCTCGTTCCACTAAGACTACTTTTAGATCACGCTGCTGAGAATGGTTACGGTATTCCAGCTTTCAATGTTAATAATCTTGAACAAGTTCAAGCAATCATGGAAGCAGCATATGAAACTGATAGTCCAGTTATCCTCCAAGCTTCAAGAGGGGCAAGAAATTATGCAGGAGAAATTTTCTTACGTCATCTAATCCTTGCCGCTACAGAAACATATCCAAATATTCCAGTTGTAATGCACCAAGACCATGGCAATGAGCCATCAACATGCTATTCAGCAGCAATAAATGGTTTCACATCAGTAATGATGGATGGTTCTCTAGAGGCAGATGCAAAAACACCCGCAAGTTACGAATATAATGTTGCAGTTACTAAAAAAGTTGTAGATTTTGCTCATTCAGTTGGGGTTAGTGTTGAAGGAGAATTAGGTTGCTTAGGTTCATTAGAAACAGGGAAAGGAGAAGCTGAAGATGGTCATGGTTTTGAAGGTGAACTTTCTACAGATATGCTTTTGACTGATCCTGAAGAAGCTGCAGATTTTGTTGCTAAAACAAAAGTTGATGCATTAGCTATTGCTATAGGTACAAGTCATGGTGCTTATAAATTCACAAGAAAACCTACAGGAGAAGTTCTTGCAATAAGCAGAATTGCTGAAATTCATAAAGCACTCCCAAATACCCATCTTGTAATGCATGGATCTAGTTCAGTTCCTCAGGAATGGTTGGATATCATTAACAAATATGGTGGTGAAATCCCTCAAACATATGGTGTTCCTGTTGAAGAGATTCAAGAGGGAATAAGAAATGGAGTTAGAAAAGTCAACATTGATACCGATAACAGACTTGCTTTCACTGCCGCGGTTAGAGAGGCAGCATTTGCTGATAAGGCAAACTTTGACCCAAGACATTTCAACAAGCCTGCTAGAAAATACATGAAGCAAGTTTGTCTTGATAGATACAAGCAGTTCTGGTGCGAAGGTCAAGCAAGTAAGATCAAGCAAAACAGCACCAATTACTTTGCGGATCTTTACGCTAAAGGTGATTTAGATCCAAAAGTAAAAGCTACTGTCTAA